In Pasteurella multocida subsp. multocida OH4807, a genomic segment contains:
- a CDS encoding hypothetical protein (COG2854 ABC-type transport system involved in resistance to organic solvents, auxiliary component) codes for MWTTMKRIMRKIMIISTALFSVQAWAAETPYELTVEVSDKLFKSITSNQSNIKQDPNYLRTIVRHELMPYVHVKYAGSKVLGKNFKSTTPEQREKFFTAFEQYIEQTYAQVLTLYSDQKLQIEKPKAESADKTASIRVKVIQSGNQAPVNLTFYWYKNSKSGKWQVFDMSAEGVSMVETKEKEWSPTIVKSGLDALTEQVEKAAKAPVTLSK; via the coding sequence ATGTGGACAACAATGAAACGTATTATGCGTAAAATTATGATTATTTCAACTGCACTTTTTTCAGTGCAGGCTTGGGCAGCAGAGACTCCCTATGAGTTAACGGTAGAAGTCTCGGATAAATTATTTAAAAGCATTACCAGTAATCAAAGCAATATTAAGCAAGATCCAAATTACTTAAGAACGATTGTGCGTCATGAGTTAATGCCTTATGTCCATGTAAAATACGCAGGCTCAAAAGTTTTGGGTAAAAACTTTAAATCGACCACGCCAGAACAAAGAGAAAAGTTTTTTACCGCATTTGAGCAATATATTGAACAAACGTATGCTCAGGTTTTGACCTTGTATAGTGATCAAAAGCTACAAATTGAAAAACCTAAAGCGGAATCAGCGGATAAAACAGCAAGTATCCGTGTCAAAGTGATTCAGAGCGGTAATCAAGCCCCTGTCAACCTGACATTTTACTGGTATAAAAATAGCAAATCGGGTAAGTGGCAAGTGTTTGATATGAGTGCTGAAGGCGTCAGTATGGTGGAAACCAAAGAAAAAGAGTGGTCTCCAACTATCGTAAAAAGTGGCTTAGATGCGTTGACTGAGCAAGTAGAAAAAGCGGCAAAAGCACCCGTGACGTTAAGTAAATAA
- a CDS encoding UDP-N-acetylglucosamine 1-carboxyvinyltransferase (COG0766 UDP-N-acetylglucosamine enolpyruvyl transferase) has product MQKFRVYGQSCLKGTVNISGAKNAALPILFATILAEKPVKLTNVPELKDIDTTFKILRKLGVSVERDAEGAVHIDASKIDHFIAPYELVKTMRASIWALAPLVARFNQGQVSLPGGCSIGARPVDLHISGLERLGARIALEDGYVKAYVDHRLVGTRIVVEKISVGATLSIMMAATLAKGVTTIENAAREPEIIDTALFLNKLGAKITGAGTDTITVEGVDHLGGCEHSIVPDRIETGTFLVAAAISGGRIQCKNTKADTLDAVIDKLREAGAQVDVTENTITLDMLGNRPRAVNIRTAPYPGFPTDMQAQFTLLNMVACGTSIITETIFENRFMHIPELIRMGGKAEIEGNTAICHGVDHLSGAEVMATDLRASISLVLAGCIATGETIVDRIYHIDRGYERIEEKLRGLGARIERFSADSEE; this is encoded by the coding sequence ATGCAAAAATTTCGTGTTTATGGTCAATCTTGTTTGAAAGGAACGGTAAATATTTCAGGGGCAAAAAATGCCGCGCTTCCAATCCTTTTTGCAACGATTTTAGCTGAAAAACCTGTCAAATTGACCAATGTTCCAGAATTAAAAGACATTGATACCACATTCAAAATTTTACGTAAATTAGGCGTTTCTGTTGAGCGTGATGCAGAAGGTGCAGTGCATATTGATGCATCAAAAATCGATCATTTCATCGCACCTTATGAACTTGTTAAAACAATGCGTGCTTCAATTTGGGCGCTTGCGCCATTAGTGGCTCGTTTTAACCAAGGTCAAGTTTCATTACCAGGTGGTTGTTCAATCGGTGCTCGTCCTGTTGATTTACATATTAGTGGTTTAGAGCGTTTAGGTGCACGAATTGCATTAGAAGATGGTTATGTTAAGGCTTACGTTGATCACCGTTTAGTGGGTACTCGTATCGTTGTAGAGAAAATCAGTGTGGGTGCAACACTTTCTATTATGATGGCGGCGACCTTAGCAAAAGGCGTTACCACAATTGAAAATGCGGCTCGTGAACCTGAAATTATTGATACCGCACTTTTCTTAAATAAATTAGGTGCGAAAATTACGGGTGCTGGCACGGATACAATTACTGTGGAAGGTGTTGACCATTTAGGCGGCTGTGAGCATAGTATCGTGCCTGACCGTATTGAAACGGGAACATTTTTAGTTGCCGCAGCAATTTCTGGCGGTCGTATTCAATGTAAAAATACGAAAGCAGATACCCTTGATGCAGTAATAGATAAATTACGTGAAGCGGGTGCACAAGTTGATGTGACGGAAAATACGATTACATTAGATATGTTAGGAAATCGCCCTCGTGCGGTGAATATCCGTACTGCACCATACCCAGGTTTCCCAACAGATATGCAAGCACAATTTACTTTATTAAATATGGTTGCTTGTGGCACCAGTATTATCACTGAAACCATTTTCGAAAATCGTTTTATGCATATTCCTGAACTTATTCGTATGGGCGGCAAAGCGGAAATCGAAGGTAACACGGCGATTTGTCACGGTGTAGATCATTTAAGTGGTGCAGAAGTGATGGCGACAGATTTACGTGCTTCAATCAGCTTAGTATTGGCAGGTTGTATTGCAACGGGTGAAACGATCGTTGATCGTATTTATCACATTGATCGTGGCTATGAACGCATTGAAGAAAAATTACGTGGCTTAGGTGCTCGTATTGAGCGTTTTTCTGCGGATAGCGAAGAATAA
- a CDS encoding hypothetical protein (COG3113 Predicted NTP binding protein (contains STAS domain)), whose product MQTEKSLTWVITQNDDKIVIQLIGELSRDTLLPLWEQRASFLSVEKISQYNVEWDLSQIKRIDSAGFALLCDVLQFCHTTIQREYRIVLKNAPSQLFTLADLFGLSHWIATFVQSNGKS is encoded by the coding sequence ATGCAAACGGAAAAAAGTTTAACTTGGGTAATCACACAAAATGATGATAAAATAGTAATCCAATTAATTGGAGAGCTATCTCGTGACACGTTGCTTCCTTTATGGGAGCAACGTGCTTCTTTTTTGTCTGTAGAAAAAATCAGTCAGTATAACGTAGAGTGGGATTTATCCCAGATTAAGCGAATTGATTCGGCTGGGTTTGCGTTATTATGTGATGTTTTGCAGTTTTGCCACACGACAATACAACGGGAATATCGCATTGTGTTAAAAAATGCGCCAAGCCAATTATTTACCTTGGCGGATTTATTTGGGCTATCTCATTGGATAGCAACATTTGTTCAATCCAACGGAAAGAGTTAA
- a CDS encoding hypothetical protein (COG1137 ABC-type (unclassified) transport system, ATPase component), giving the protein MSILYAENLAKSYKNRQVVSDVSLTVHSSEIVGLLGPNGAGKTTTFYMVVGLVNHDQGKIRIDEEDISLLPMHNRAQRGIGYLPQEASIFRRLSVYDNLMAVLEIRQDLTAEQRRARADELIDEFNIGHIRHNLGQSLSGGERRRVEIARALAANPKFILLDEPFAGVDPISVIDIKKIIMDLRDRGLGVLITDHNVRETLDVCERAYIVSAGKMIATGTPEEILNNEQVKRVYLGEEFKL; this is encoded by the coding sequence ATGTCCATTCTTTATGCTGAAAACTTAGCTAAAAGCTATAAAAATCGTCAAGTTGTTTCAGATGTGAGCTTAACAGTGCATTCAAGTGAAATTGTTGGTTTACTGGGTCCAAATGGTGCGGGTAAAACGACGACTTTTTATATGGTGGTCGGTTTAGTCAATCATGATCAAGGTAAAATCCGTATCGATGAAGAAGATATCAGTTTACTCCCTATGCACAATCGTGCTCAACGTGGTATTGGCTATCTTCCACAAGAAGCCTCTATCTTTCGTCGTTTAAGCGTCTACGACAACTTGATGGCAGTATTAGAAATTCGTCAAGATTTGACGGCTGAACAACGCCGTGCAAGAGCAGATGAACTGATTGACGAATTTAATATTGGTCATATTCGCCACAATTTAGGGCAATCGCTTTCTGGAGGCGAACGCCGCCGAGTTGAGATTGCGCGTGCATTAGCGGCTAATCCAAAATTTATTTTACTTGATGAACCCTTTGCAGGTGTTGATCCCATTTCGGTGATTGATATTAAGAAAATCATCATGGATCTGCGTGATCGGGGATTAGGCGTGCTTATCACGGATCACAATGTGCGAGAAACATTAGATGTCTGTGAACGCGCTTATATTGTGAGTGCGGGGAAAATGATTGCAACAGGTACGCCCGAAGAAATCCTTAATAATGAACAAGTTAAACGTGTGTATTTAGGCGAAGAATTTAAACTTTAA
- a CDS encoding hypothetical protein (COG5007 Predicted transcriptional regulator, BolA superfamily), which produces METQEIERILKAALNLDEVYVQGENAHYGVIAVSDEFAGLSRVKQQQLIYAPLMEHISSNAIHALTIKTYTVEKWKRERLLNQPR; this is translated from the coding sequence ATGGAAACGCAAGAAATAGAACGAATTTTAAAAGCAGCACTCAACTTAGATGAAGTGTATGTTCAAGGTGAAAATGCGCATTATGGTGTCATTGCAGTAAGTGATGAGTTTGCTGGGCTATCAAGAGTCAAACAACAACAATTAATTTACGCGCCATTAATGGAACACATTTCAAGTAATGCCATTCATGCATTAACAATTAAAACGTATACTGTTGAAAAATGGAAGCGTGAACGCTTACTTAATCAACCTCGTTAA
- a CDS encoding nitrogen regulatory IIA protein (COG1762 Phosphotransferase system mannitol/fructose-specific IIA domain (Ntr-type)) has protein sequence MIKFTELLRPEYIRQGLICSSKKRLFEIITQIIAEQIQLENAEQLCFDCLLSREKIGNSGLGNGIAMPKARIPGGNVPLAVFIHLDSPVDYESADHRDVDLVLALLVPEKMCEQYMSVLPELADNISDKTLCKQLRAAQSVEEIWHIFENFDQQQEHETPLASLDEKNIIDENHESV, from the coding sequence ATGATCAAATTTACTGAATTACTCAGACCAGAATATATTCGTCAAGGATTAATTTGTTCGAGCAAAAAACGTTTGTTTGAAATAATCACACAAATCATTGCCGAGCAAATTCAACTAGAAAATGCAGAACAACTGTGTTTTGACTGTTTACTCAGCCGAGAAAAAATAGGCAATTCTGGCTTAGGAAACGGCATCGCGATGCCTAAAGCACGTATCCCTGGAGGTAATGTCCCACTTGCGGTCTTTATTCATCTTGACTCACCCGTAGATTACGAGTCAGCAGATCATCGTGATGTAGACTTAGTGCTCGCCCTACTGGTACCAGAAAAAATGTGTGAACAATACATGAGTGTTTTACCCGAGCTTGCTGACAATATTTCAGATAAAACCCTTTGTAAACAACTTCGTGCGGCACAAAGCGTGGAAGAAATTTGGCATATTTTTGAGAATTTTGATCAACAGCAAGAACACGAAACGCCACTAGCTTCTCTAGATGAAAAAAATATCATCGACGAGAACCATGAATCCGTTTAA
- a CDS encoding hypothetical protein (COG1463 ABC-type transport system involved in resistance to organic solvents, periplasmic component) produces the protein MRQTRKYEFWVGLFLLLGMSALVFLGLKVANIEGFSEAKSYKIHATFDNIGGLKVRSPLKVGGVVIGRVTDIALDEKSYLPVVTIAIDERYNEIPETSALSIKTSGLLGEQYIALSVGFDDGEVEMWKEGDRVVDTKSALVLEDLVGQFLYGDRNKNENSAESEKVQ, from the coding sequence ATGCGACAAACGCGGAAATATGAATTTTGGGTTGGCTTATTCCTGTTATTAGGAATGAGCGCACTGGTTTTTTTAGGCCTCAAAGTTGCAAATATAGAAGGGTTTAGTGAAGCGAAATCTTATAAAATTCATGCCACATTTGACAATATTGGCGGATTGAAAGTCCGTTCGCCATTAAAAGTGGGCGGAGTCGTTATTGGTCGAGTCACAGATATTGCATTGGATGAAAAAAGTTATTTGCCTGTTGTGACGATCGCCATTGATGAACGTTATAATGAGATCCCTGAAACCAGTGCCTTATCGATTAAAACATCGGGTCTATTGGGCGAACAATACATCGCATTAAGCGTCGGGTTTGATGATGGTGAAGTCGAGATGTGGAAAGAAGGTGATCGTGTCGTTGATACGAAATCTGCCTTGGTCCTTGAGGATTTAGTTGGACAATTCTTGTATGGTGATCGTAACAAGAATGAAAATAGTGCAGAATCAGAAAAGGTACAATAA
- a CDS encoding lipopolysaccharide transport periplasmic protein LptA (COG1934 Uncharacterized protein conserved in bacteria) gives MKLTSNHILLLATLFTVTLPAFALKSDSQQPINIVSENQSLDMDNSIVTFTDNVVITQGSILIRAAKVIIKRPAENSGKKETIEAFGKPVTFYQKLDDGKPVEGKAHNVHYDLTHEFLTLTGDAELKQLDSKINSDLITYDVNKQELKANSTGQSRVRTVLIPTQLNDKNKK, from the coding sequence ATGAAATTAACAAGTAATCACATTCTTCTTTTAGCCACATTATTTACAGTGACATTGCCTGCTTTTGCACTGAAAAGCGATTCACAACAACCAATTAATATCGTCTCTGAAAATCAATCGTTAGATATGGACAATAGCATTGTGACTTTTACTGATAACGTTGTGATTACACAAGGTTCGATTTTAATTCGTGCGGCTAAAGTCATTATCAAACGCCCTGCCGAAAATTCAGGTAAAAAAGAGACTATTGAAGCCTTTGGCAAACCCGTGACTTTTTATCAAAAATTGGATGATGGCAAACCTGTAGAAGGAAAAGCTCATAATGTGCATTATGATCTCACACATGAGTTCTTAACCTTGACAGGTGATGCTGAATTGAAACAATTAGACAGCAAAATCAATAGCGACCTCATTACTTATGATGTCAATAAACAAGAATTAAAAGCCAATAGTACAGGTCAATCTCGCGTCCGCACTGTACTTATTCCAACACAATTGAATGATAAAAATAAAAAATAA
- a CDS encoding protein FabI (COG0623 Enoyl-[acyl-carrier-protein] reductase (NADH)): MGFLTNKRILIAGVASNRSIAYGIAQAMKREGAELAFTYQNDKLKSRVEEFAKELGSDIVIPCDVGTDESIEQCFTELAKHWDKFDGFVHSIAFAPGDQLDGDYVDAVNREGFRIAHDVSSYSFVAMAKAARGMLNPNAALLTLSYLGAERAIPNYNVMGLAKASLEANTRFMAASLGKDGIRVNAISAGPIRTLAASGIKNFKKMLANFEQTAPLRRTVTIEDVGNSAAFLCSDLAAGVTGEVLHVDAGFSIVAMGELE, encoded by the coding sequence ATGGGTTTCTTAACAAATAAACGTATTTTAATCGCCGGTGTCGCAAGCAATCGTTCAATCGCTTACGGTATCGCGCAAGCGATGAAACGCGAAGGTGCAGAATTAGCCTTTACTTATCAAAACGACAAATTAAAAAGCCGTGTAGAAGAATTTGCGAAAGAATTAGGTTCAGATATCGTGATTCCTTGCGATGTAGGTACCGATGAAAGTATTGAACAATGCTTTACTGAATTAGCAAAACACTGGGATAAATTTGATGGTTTTGTTCACTCAATCGCATTCGCTCCGGGCGATCAATTAGATGGCGACTACGTAGATGCAGTAAATCGTGAAGGTTTCCGTATCGCACACGATGTCAGCTCATACAGCTTCGTTGCTATGGCAAAAGCGGCACGTGGAATGTTGAATCCAAATGCTGCATTATTAACCCTTTCTTACTTAGGTGCTGAGCGTGCAATCCCTAACTACAACGTCATGGGTTTAGCAAAAGCGTCATTAGAAGCCAATACTCGTTTTATGGCGGCATCGTTAGGCAAAGATGGCATTCGTGTTAATGCAATCTCTGCGGGTCCAATCCGCACGTTAGCGGCATCAGGTATCAAAAACTTCAAGAAAATGCTAGCTAACTTCGAACAAACTGCACCATTACGCCGTACCGTCACCATTGAAGATGTCGGTAACTCTGCCGCTTTCCTATGTTCAGACTTAGCCGCGGGTGTGACTGGCGAGGTACTACACGTCGACGCGGGCTTCAGTATTGTTGCGATGGGCGAACTTGAATAA
- a CDS encoding ABC transporter permease (COG0767 ABC-type transport system involved in resistance to organic solvents, permease component) produces the protein MIHFISNLGQQVISSCRAMGRAGFMLFGALVGQPQLRKHFPLLIKQLHVLGVQSLLIIMLSGLFIGMVLGLQGYVVLVDFSAETSLGQLVALSLLRELGPVVTALLFAGRAGSALTAEIGLMKATEQLSSLEMMAVDPLRRVIAPRFWAGVIAMPILAVIFTAIGIWGGSLVGVDWKGVDAGSFWSVMQNAVTWEKDLLNGFIKSLCFAIAVVWIALFNGYDCIPTSEGISKATTRTVVHASLVVLGLDFVLTALMFGAS, from the coding sequence ATGATACATTTTATTTCAAATCTTGGTCAACAGGTGATAAGTTCATGTCGTGCCATGGGACGTGCGGGCTTTATGTTATTTGGCGCGTTAGTTGGACAGCCACAACTGAGAAAGCATTTTCCATTATTAATTAAACAACTGCATGTTTTGGGTGTGCAATCGTTGTTAATCATTATGCTGTCAGGTTTATTTATTGGCATGGTTCTTGGTTTACAAGGTTATGTTGTTCTGGTTGATTTTTCAGCAGAAACAAGTTTAGGGCAATTAGTTGCACTGTCGTTGTTACGTGAGTTAGGTCCTGTGGTCACGGCGCTATTATTCGCAGGGCGTGCAGGTTCAGCATTAACTGCTGAAATTGGTTTGATGAAAGCGACAGAACAGCTATCGAGTTTAGAAATGATGGCGGTCGACCCATTGCGTCGTGTGATTGCACCTCGCTTTTGGGCAGGTGTGATTGCTATGCCCATTTTAGCGGTCATTTTTACGGCTATTGGCATTTGGGGAGGCTCGCTTGTTGGGGTGGATTGGAAAGGCGTAGACGCAGGAAGTTTTTGGTCTGTGATGCAAAATGCAGTGACATGGGAAAAAGACTTGCTTAATGGCTTTATTAAAAGCCTCTGTTTTGCTATTGCAGTAGTGTGGATTGCTTTATTTAACGGTTATGACTGTATCCCTACATCAGAAGGGATTAGTAAAGCAACAACCAGAACGGTAGTTCATGCTTCTTTAGTTGTCCTCGGACTTGATTTTGTTTTAACTGCATTAATGTTTGGTGCGAGTTAA
- a CDS encoding hypothetical protein (COG3117 Uncharacterized protein conserved in bacteria) — protein sequence MNIRWNIVLSVIAFILLAWFYSLNQSEQSLNGLIKKPDSPEYTGQHMQTTVFSPTGKKQYLATSDTVAHFTASGETHFDQPEVYLFDIDRSDKNINKDKESWKLRADKAVLTKDNMLYLEGNVLAESLFTLSRLQRVETERAVINLSTQDITSDTTVKIYGQNFHSTGLKLTGNLQQQVATLKEQVNTYYEINK from the coding sequence ATGAATATTCGTTGGAATATTGTTTTATCTGTCATTGCATTTATTTTGCTTGCCTGGTTTTATTCACTCAACCAAAGTGAACAAAGCCTCAATGGGCTAATTAAGAAACCCGACAGCCCAGAATACACAGGACAACACATGCAAACGACCGTCTTTTCACCAACAGGGAAAAAACAATATCTTGCTACCTCTGACACTGTTGCTCACTTTACCGCCTCTGGTGAAACGCATTTTGACCAACCTGAAGTGTATTTATTTGACATCGACCGTTCAGACAAAAACATCAATAAAGATAAAGAAAGCTGGAAACTACGTGCAGATAAAGCGGTACTCACGAAAGATAATATGCTGTACTTAGAAGGAAATGTGTTAGCAGAAAGTCTTTTTACTCTTTCTCGTTTACAGCGTGTTGAAACTGAACGTGCTGTTATCAATTTATCAACACAAGATATTACATCCGATACAACAGTGAAGATTTATGGACAAAACTTTCACTCAACAGGTTTAAAATTAACAGGTAACTTGCAACAACAAGTGGCCACTTTAAAAGAGCAGGTAAATACGTACTATGAAATTAACAAGTAA
- a CDS encoding hypothetical protein (COG1127 ABC-type transport system involved in resistance to organic solvents, ATPase component) translates to MNNPLIEVKNLTFKRGERTIYDNLNLQFAKGKITAIMGPSGIGKTTLLKLIGGQLQPEKGEIWFEGQDICQLSRSDLYQVRQKMGMLFQSGALFTDISTFDNVAFPIREHTRLPEQLIRKIVLMKLEAVGLRGAADLMPSELSGGMVRRAALARAIALDPELIMFDEPFAGQDPISMGVILSLIKRLNEALQLTSIVVSHDVQEVLSIADYAYIIADKRVIAEGTSEQLLQSHDPQVRQFLDGEADGPVRFHFPASDYVEALFA, encoded by the coding sequence ATGAATAATCCCTTAATTGAAGTGAAAAACCTCACGTTTAAACGAGGCGAACGTACCATTTACGATAACCTGAATTTGCAGTTTGCAAAAGGAAAAATTACTGCAATTATGGGACCCTCTGGTATCGGTAAAACAACGTTATTAAAGTTGATTGGTGGACAACTGCAGCCAGAGAAAGGTGAAATTTGGTTTGAAGGACAAGATATTTGTCAGTTATCTCGTTCTGATCTATATCAAGTGCGTCAAAAGATGGGAATGTTGTTTCAATCTGGGGCATTATTTACTGATATTTCCACATTTGATAATGTCGCGTTTCCGATTCGTGAACATACTCGTCTGCCAGAACAATTAATCCGCAAAATAGTTTTAATGAAACTTGAGGCCGTTGGGTTACGTGGTGCAGCAGACTTAATGCCATCTGAATTATCGGGTGGGATGGTAAGACGCGCGGCATTAGCCCGTGCGATTGCGCTGGATCCAGAATTGATCATGTTTGACGAACCTTTTGCAGGACAAGATCCTATTAGTATGGGGGTGATTTTAAGTTTGATTAAACGCCTAAATGAAGCCTTGCAGCTCACTTCTATTGTTGTATCTCATGATGTACAAGAAGTCTTAAGTATTGCCGATTATGCCTATATTATTGCGGATAAGCGCGTGATCGCAGAAGGAACATCTGAACAATTATTGCAGAGCCACGATCCACAAGTGCGTCAATTTCTTGATGGAGAGGCAGATGGACCCGTGCGTTTTCATTTTCCTGCTTCTGATTACGTAGAGGCGTTATTCGCATGA
- a CDS encoding exoribonuclease II (COG4776 Exoribonuclease II), which produces MFQNNPLLSQLKQQIRDSKQQVEGTVKSSDKAFGFLECDKKSYFIPPAAMKKVMHGDKIKALIEVVGDKEQAEPDALIEPMLTRFIARVRFNKDKKLQVLVDHPQINQPMGTSQSKSVKETLQEGDWVVATLKTHPLRDDRFFFAQIQQFICKADDELAPWWVTLARHEQSRYPVKGLDSYEMQDQQTREDLTALHFVTIDAETTKDMDDALYIEPIQQNGQQTGWRLVVAIADPTAYIALDSQIEKEAKQRCFTNYLPGFNIPMLPPELSDELCSLMKDEVRPALVCYIETDLVGNMSAKPRFVSAYVQSKAKLIYDRISDYLENKADAWQPENEQEKQQIDWLHQFTLARIEWRKQHSLLFKEKPDYTFILAENGKVQEIKAEYRRIANQIVEECMIIANICAAQYLDEHAKCGIFNAHLGFDKKSLENVQQFLLANLANEETEAELAERYSTENLATLAGYCQMRHDIEPIEGNYLELRLRRFLTFAEFKSELAPHFGLGLTGYATWTSPIRKYSDMVNHRLIKAILTHSECEKPQDEVLARLQEARRQNRLVERDIADWLYCRYLAEKVEQKPTFKAEVQDVMRGGLRVQLAENGASVFIPASQLHNNKDEMQANSDELAMYIKGEVAYKIGDMIDVQLLEVKEDTRSIIGTVVQ; this is translated from the coding sequence ATGTTCCAAAATAACCCCCTCCTTTCTCAATTAAAACAACAAATCAGAGACAGTAAACAACAAGTTGAAGGAACCGTAAAAAGTTCTGATAAAGCATTTGGCTTCCTCGAATGCGATAAAAAAAGCTACTTTATTCCTCCAGCAGCGATGAAAAAAGTCATGCATGGTGACAAAATCAAGGCCCTCATTGAAGTCGTTGGTGATAAAGAACAAGCAGAACCTGATGCACTAATCGAGCCAATGCTCACTCGCTTTATTGCACGTGTACGCTTTAATAAAGACAAAAAATTACAAGTATTGGTGGATCATCCGCAAATTAATCAACCAATGGGTACTAGCCAAAGCAAATCAGTAAAAGAAACATTACAAGAGGGTGATTGGGTAGTGGCGACCTTAAAAACCCACCCGTTACGCGACGATCGTTTTTTCTTTGCTCAAATCCAACAATTTATTTGTAAGGCTGACGATGAACTTGCTCCTTGGTGGGTCACTTTAGCACGTCACGAGCAATCTCGTTATCCTGTGAAAGGATTGGACAGTTACGAAATGCAAGATCAGCAAACTCGTGAAGATTTGACCGCACTTCACTTCGTGACTATCGATGCTGAAACCACTAAAGATATGGACGATGCCTTATACATCGAACCAATTCAACAAAATGGGCAACAAACGGGCTGGCGTTTAGTGGTTGCAATTGCTGATCCAACGGCTTACATTGCGTTAGATTCACAAATTGAAAAAGAAGCAAAACAACGTTGTTTCACTAACTATTTGCCGGGTTTCAATATCCCAATGCTACCACCTGAATTATCTGATGAACTGTGCTCATTAATGAAAGACGAAGTTCGCCCTGCATTGGTTTGTTATATTGAAACGGATTTAGTAGGCAACATGAGTGCAAAGCCACGTTTTGTTTCTGCTTATGTACAATCAAAAGCTAAATTAATTTATGACCGCATTTCTGATTATTTAGAAAATAAAGCCGATGCTTGGCAGCCAGAAAATGAGCAAGAAAAGCAGCAAATTGATTGGTTACATCAATTTACTTTAGCGCGGATTGAGTGGCGTAAACAGCATTCGTTATTATTCAAAGAAAAGCCCGATTACACTTTCATTCTTGCTGAAAATGGTAAAGTGCAAGAAATCAAAGCGGAATACCGCCGTATTGCCAACCAAATTGTGGAAGAATGTATGATCATTGCTAACATTTGTGCTGCACAATATTTAGATGAGCACGCAAAGTGCGGTATCTTTAATGCACATTTAGGCTTTGATAAAAAATCACTCGAAAACGTACAACAATTTTTATTAGCAAATCTAGCAAATGAAGAAACTGAGGCGGAACTAGCTGAACGTTATTCTACTGAAAATCTAGCGACATTAGCAGGCTACTGCCAAATGCGTCACGATATTGAACCGATTGAAGGCAATTATTTAGAATTGCGTTTACGCCGTTTCTTAACCTTTGCAGAATTTAAGTCCGAATTAGCACCGCACTTTGGCTTAGGCTTAACAGGTTATGCGACTTGGACTTCACCAATTCGTAAATATTCAGATATGGTGAACCATCGCTTAATCAAAGCGATATTAACCCACAGCGAATGTGAAAAGCCACAAGATGAAGTGCTCGCTCGTTTACAAGAAGCACGCCGTCAAAACCGCTTAGTGGAGCGTGATATTGCGGATTGGTTATATTGCCGTTACTTAGCAGAAAAAGTCGAACAAAAACCGACTTTTAAAGCGGAAGTCCAAGATGTAATGCGTGGCGGGTTGCGTGTTCAGTTAGCGGAAAATGGGGCATCTGTCTTTATTCCAGCCTCACAGCTACACAATAATAAAGACGAAATGCAAGCAAATTCAGATGAACTTGCGATGTATATCAAGGGTGAAGTCGCTTATAAAATTGGCGATATGATTGATGTACAATTGCTTGAAGTGAAAGAAGACACCCGCAGTATTATCGGTACCGTTGTCCAATAA